From the genome of Trachemys scripta elegans isolate TJP31775 chromosome 2, CAS_Tse_1.0, whole genome shotgun sequence:
CAGTCgagagacctgggtttgattcccggCTCGGCACACGCGCCCTGTGGGACCCTGAGTCACCCCCCGGCAGTGCAGCGGGGACGATAGCGCTGGGGTGTGGAGGCTGGCGAAGCTCCCTCAGGGCACGACGTGCTGGAGAGGGGCGAGGCGTAACCAGCCTGCCCCCGTGGGAGATCGGTCGCCCCTCAGCCCCCCTCACCTGTGCTCAGCccgtgagccccctccccccccggctctCCCTGCAGGGAAAATCCCCCAGCTTCAGCCAGACTTTCCTTCGACTGACTTTCAGCCCATTCCCCCGAGCTAGCCGCCCCGGCTCCCTGGAGCTGCGGCTGGACCTGCCTCTTTGTCAACTGGCCCCTTGGTtggcctggggtgggggtcaggTGACTGGACACCGTCCCGACTGACCCAGCTTCTCTTGGCAGAAAACCCCTGGCGATGTGACTGCGCCCTGCACTGGCTCGGCGCCTGGATCAAGGAGGAAGGGCAGCGTCTCCTCAGCTCGCTGGACAAGAAGATTGTGTGCTCGGAGCCCCCCCGCTTGGCCTACCAGAGCCTGCTGGACATCTCTGGGAACAGCCTGATCTGCATCCCGCCTGTGGTGCAGGTGGAGCCGCTGGAGGTGACGGCCCGGCTCGGGGACGACCTGCGGGTCTCCTGCCAGGCCTCCGGCTACCCACAGCCGCTGGTGAGCTGGCGGAAGGTGGCCCATGTGCGGGCAGGGCCCGCCACGGTGAGTGCCAGGCCGCTGGGTGGGAGGGCGGAGCTGCGCGAGCGCAGCGGCGGGGAGCGCTTCGACTCGGACACGGGCAGTGGAATGCTCTTCCTCAACAACATCACGGTGGCCCACGCCGGCAAGTACGCGTGCGAGGCCTCCAACCCGGGCGGCACGGCCCGCGTGCTCTTCCACCTCACGGTCAacctctcccagcagcagccgctgccgccgccgcgCACCTACCCAGCCTCCGTGGACGTCAGCCAGGAGCCCCTCTACGACATGGAGAGCATGGACTTCAACGCCCTGAGCATGGCCACGCAGACGGCCATCGCCGTAGGGATCTCGCTGCTGGCCCTCGTCGCCCTGCTCCTCATCGTCATGATCTACCGGAAGCACCGCAAGCGGAAAAAGGCCAAGAAGGAGGAGAACATCCTCTACGTCAACGACTACTCAGACGGGCCCACCACCTTCGCCCAGCTGGAGGAGTACCGCGACGAGCGGGGCCACGAGATGTTCGTCATCGACCGCACCAAGCCGCTCTTCGCCACCTACAAGGACCCCGAGGGGCTGGCCGGGGCCTTCCCGGGGCTTCCGGAGCCGCTGCAGGACCAGGCCACGCAGaccctggagggggaggaggagggcgaGCGGGAGGCCAGCGAACTGTTTGTCAATCAGGGACTTGCGTTCCAGCCGCAGATCGCCTACGAGATCCACTGCTGAGGCACCGTGGGGAGATGGGGGCGTTAGGGCAGGGCAGTGGGACAGacccccccgtccccactccagTGTGGATGTGACCCCGACCATTCTCCTGCGTCCCTGTAGCTGTGATAGCTCTGCCCCACTGTGATTTAGGGCGAGTAGAGAGGGAGCCGGGTCTGTCCTGGTGGAGCTGCCTGGGCATCACCAGCACCGGGCATGGTTGGTTCCCAGGGGTGCGGGGGCTAGACAGGCCGTCTGCCCAGCCAGTCGGCTGCATCGCAGGGTGACCCTCATTTGCTCCTGGACTCCCCTGCACGGCTAGAGACACTGTGAAGCCACCTAGGACCCCCAGGGCGTCGCCGGCCTGGCCAAGGGAGGGAAACGTCTCCCAGAGCTGAAAGAATCgccgggggcaggggagggggtgttttttaatgaaagaaataaaattgcGTCACTGTCAGGAGAAATGGAAAAGCGCCATATTTGTAGGACCTACAAAACCCAGCCTGGCTCTATGGGCACCCACACGCGCTCCCGTCCGTTCACCCCTGAAGGCCAGACGGTTTCCACAGGCACGTGGCggccagagctgggggttggTACGCCTGGCCCAGCCCTTTCTGTTACCCTCTGCCGGGAGTGGACCCCCGTCACTTCCAAGCCACCTGGCCTGGGCAGAGCCTCGTGGCTAGTTCTAGTCCTGGGGCGTCCTCCTGGGCTTagattcccttccctgggccgCCTGAGCCCTCCCATGTCCCCCGTTGCTCACACGTACCCCAGAACCCCAGCTCGGCTGGGGGCTCTCTTAGCTTCCTTGTTCTGGCCCCATGGTCAGGCCCCCAGCTGAGCCCAGGAGTTTCTTAGCCACTGTGACTGTGTGGTGGGGCAAACGGATCTTTGAAAACCAAAGTCCCTGCCACCGTCTGGCTCCTGGGAGCCCTGCTCACGTGGGTGATGGCTCCTGCCCCACAATCGCACTGTGACGTTCCTGATCCCCCcatcctgcttctctccctcccccgcgaCTGCCCCCTGTCTAGAAAGTCCCCCCGTGGCTGGGAGACGATCAGAATGCAGTGGTGAGGG
Proteins encoded in this window:
- the LRRC24 gene encoding leucine-rich repeat-containing protein 24 codes for the protein MPWTGSAGQAARPRSWSKMALLVSPLLLLALLALRTNGCPATCRCYSMTVECGSLGLKEIPASIHPSTQTVFLQDNSITQIHQQDLAALRGLHYLYMQNNTISALEPGAFRSQQHLLELALNGNRIHLLNSSIFKGLEHLRVLYLAGNQITKLLDFTFCDLQRLQELHLQENSIETLEEQVLAGLSSLALLDLSKNNLRTISRAALRPLVSLQVLRLTENPWRCDCALHWLGAWIKEEGQRLLSSLDKKIVCSEPPRLAYQSLLDISGNSLICIPPVVQVEPLEVTARLGDDLRVSCQASGYPQPLVSWRKVAHVRAGPATVSARPLGGRAELRERSGGERFDSDTGSGMLFLNNITVAHAGKYACEASNPGGTARVLFHLTVNLSQQQPLPPPRTYPASVDVSQEPLYDMESMDFNALSMATQTAIAVGISLLALVALLLIVMIYRKHRKRKKAKKEENILYVNDYSDGPTTFAQLEEYRDERGHEMFVIDRTKPLFATYKDPEGLAGAFPGLPEPLQDQATQTLEGEEEGEREASELFVNQGLAFQPQIAYEIHC